One window of the Magnolia sinica isolate HGM2019 chromosome 19, MsV1, whole genome shotgun sequence genome contains the following:
- the LOC131235647 gene encoding uncharacterized protein LOC131235647, whose translation MPFALKNAGATYQRLVNQMFAKQISRTMEVYVDDMLVKSVRASDHIIDLRETSILREYRMKLNLVKCAFRVGLDKFLDFQVSQRSIEQLKGHKKAKWTLECEQAFQQLKQYLGSPPLLSKLEEGELLFLYLAVSASGVSSALIRDVGGRQHPIYYVSKVVVPTKTRQILQKPEVSSRLIKWVIELREFDIQYRPEITINGQAVVDFIVKFTTSDAKEADASAEAVPVPLLSPWRIQDAESKQKWILYVDKSLNFERVEAGIVLLVPDTTFIQYAIGLGFKASNNEAEYEALLAGLRLAASLGVQSLKVKVINKVIKHHLKTKLEITKGNWVEELSFILWVYRTTTQSSTGETPFSLSYGSKAIIPVEIDLPTAQVRNYREDQNTEQIAANLDLLEEVRDVAKLRVATQHQQVAWFYNSRVKTRRFRLGDLVLCRVFQNTADPGARTLGTNWEGPYRVVRSTMPGSYHLEDLRGRQLPHS comes from the exons atgccctTTGCCCTGAAGAACGCTGGAGCAACATATCAAAGGTTGGTGAATCAGATGTTCGCCAAACAGATTAGTCGGACTATGGAGGTTTATGTCGACGACATGTTGGTAAAAAGTGTTAGAGCGTCCGACCACATCATTGACCTTAGAGAGACCTCAATCCTCCGAGAGTACCGTATGAAGCTGAATCTCGTCAAGTGTGCCTTTAGAGTCGGTTTGGACAAGTTCCTCGATTTCCAAGTCAGCCAGAGAAGTATCGAG cAGTTGAAGGGTCACAAGAAGGCCAAGTGGACCTTAGAGTGCGAGCAAGCCTTCCAGCAGTTGAAACAATATCTAGGTTCACCTCCCTTGCTATCGAAGCTGGAAGAGGGTGAACTCCTATTCCTATATTTGGCGGTCTCTGCCTCGGGCGTCAGTTCTGCACTCATCAGGGACGTTGGGGGTAGACAGCACCCCATCTACTATGTGAGTAAAGTAGTGGTACCCACCAAGACTAG GCAAATCCTTCAAAAGCCCGAGGTGTCAAGTCGACTGATTAAGTGGGTGATAGAACTCCGGGAGTTCGACATTCAATATCGTCCGGAAATTACAATCAATGGCCAAGCTGTGGTCGACTTCATAGTAAAGTTCACTACCTCGGACGCAAAAGAGGCAGACGCGAGCGCGGAGGCAGTTCCCGTGCCCCTGCTATCTCCCTGGCGTATCCAGGATGCAGAATCGAAGCAGAAATGGATACTTTATGTGGACAAATCGTTAAACTTTGAGCGTGTCGAGGCAGGGATTGTCCTGTTGGTGCCTGATACAACCTTCATTCAGTATGCAATCGGGCTCGGCTTCAAAGCCTCCAACAATGAGGCAGAATATGAGGCTTTATTGGCTGGACTTCGACTAGCAGCCAGTCTGGGGGTTCAATCTCTCAAG GTCAAAGTTATAAACAAGGTTATCAAGCACCATCTCAAGACAAAGTTAGAAATAACGAAAGGCAACTGGGTAGAGGAGCTCTCATTCATTCTATGGGTCTACAGGACTACAACTCAGTCGTCTACTGGGGAGACCCCATTTTCACTATCTTACGGATCGAAGGCGATCATCCCAGTCGAGATCGACCTCCCAACAGCTCAGGTCAGAAACTACCGGGAGGATCAGAATACCGAGCAGATTGCGGCAAACCTCGACTTACTCGAGGAAGTCAGAGACGTCGCCAAACTCCGAGTTGCTACTCAGCATCAGCAGGTGGCGTGGTTTTATAATTCCAGGGTTAAAACGAGGCGGTTCCGGCTAGGGGACCTAGTCCTCTGCCGCGTCTTCCAGAATACAGCAGATCCGGGGGCTAGGACACTCGGAACAAATTGGGAAGGGCCTTATCGGGTGGTCAGGTCAACCATGCCGGGCTCCTACCACTTAGAAGATCTCAGAGGGCGTCAGCTTCCTCACTCCTGA